Proteins found in one Triticum urartu cultivar G1812 chromosome 4, Tu2.1, whole genome shotgun sequence genomic segment:
- the LOC125554848 gene encoding uncharacterized protein LOC125554848, with amino-acid sequence MGESTTASPSFPHGLTASPTLAHAHAEQSGRREAENRGWRRRSRSDFRAHPSAPSLPAGFRPPSLTSDLRPLPLRVVDLRPPSRRRAHRRTPPWSKTEAAADAQGCSKVPTLVLVMLLVKLTYLKQILMLLLTVLARKRTKVQRHGHTSQFRMMIRIMLTEQVFIPEFVLSSSACACIGQVFVPEFLHVV; translated from the exons ATGGGAGAG TCCACCACGGCCTCACCCTCGTTCCCTCACGGCCTCACGGCCTCACCCACCCTCGCCCACGCACACGCAGAGCAGAGTGGACGGAGGGAGGCGGAGAACAGAGGATGGCGGCGGCGCTCTAGGTCAGACTTCCGCGCGCATCCATCTGCTCCGTCGCTCCCCGCAGGCTTCCGCCCTCCGTCGCTGACCTCCGACCTCCGCCCTCTACCCCTTCGCGTCGTTGACCTCCGCCCTCCCTCGCGCCGTCGAGCGCACCGGCGCACGCCTCCGTGGAGCAAGACAGAAGCCGCCGCCGACGCACAAGG GTGTTCGAAAGTGCCAACCTTGGTGCTGGTTATGCTGCTGGTCAAGCTTACTTACCTGAAACAAATCCTGATGTTACTCCTGACCGTGTTAGCAAGAAAAAGAACAAAAGTTCAAAGGCATGGACACACTTCACAGTTCAGAATGATGATTCGAATCATGCTAACTGAACAAGTTTTTATTCCAGAATTTGTGTTGAGCAGTTCTGCTTGTGCTTGTATTGGACAAGTTTTTGTTCCAGAATTTCTTCATGTGGTTTGA
- the LOC125552508 gene encoding uncharacterized protein LOC125552508, which translates to MWGLMRFATGCHANRDICSMRMDIDQSYHTPANEALHAGGSCWTSTKRTDNLEKALARACHVIRSIGCEGWRGEKTDRKKEDGRLGSGQITPPLLSLPHKANPHLPGSHATSARLLRLFLRVYLRLQRDGSKGGEQDGWPADFFEGSGAQGRRRGGPGVGAMARPGGDGTI; encoded by the exons ATGTGGGGGCTGATGAGATTTGCTACTG GGTGCCATGCCAACAGAGATATTTGCAGCATGAGGATGGATATTGATCAGTCCTACCATACCCCTGCAAATGAGGCTTTGCATGCTGGGGGTTCTTGTTGGACATCCACCAAGAGAACCGACAATTTGGAAAAA GCGCTCGCTCGCGCGTGCCATGTCATCAGGTCGATCGGGTGTGAGGGTTGGCGAGGAGAAAAAACAGATCGAAAAAAAGAAGATGGTCGATTGGGCAGCGGCCAGATAACGCCTCCACTGCTTTCTCTTCCCCACAAAGCAAACCCTCACCTCCCAGGTTCACACGCAACCTCCGCTCGTCTCCTCCGCCTCTTCCTCCGGGTGTACTTGCGGCTGCAGCGGGATGGGAGTAAAGGGGGCGAGCAGGATGGGTGGCCAGCTGATTTCTTCGAAGGATCTGGAGCCCAGGGGCGACGCCG CGGAGGACCGGGAGTGGGGGCGATGGCCAGGCCTGGTGGTGACGGGACGATTTAG